The sequence below is a genomic window from Rudanella lutea DSM 19387.
TACCTACCGACGTAAACAGGCTCGCATTGAGACTGAGCTAAGGCAGATGAAGGCAGAACTGGAGCATTACCTCACACTAAGCAAAACTGCCCAACACGAAGCGATCCTGACCGAGCAATCGTACCTCAACACTCTGTCGGAACGGCAACGCGAGGTGCTCAACTACATGGCCGAAGGATTATCGAACCGCGAGATCGCCGATAAACTCTTTATCTCGGAAAATACAGTCAAATACCACATCAAAAACATCTATCAGTTACTCGACATTAAAGACCGAAAAGAGTTTCTGGTGAATATTAAGAAGTAACCAAATAACCATAGATAACAATTTGCAGACTACCCGATGGGGTAGTCTGTGTAAAATGGCCGTCAAACTACCCGTTAGGACAAGCAAAAGCCTACACAAAATTGATAGGTTTGGATAGTTAATCCGTCGACAGGCAAAACAGGTTTATTCTGTTAATCGAATTATCTAACCCATAAAAACGTGAAATCTGTAGTATTGCATTGGTTTGGTTACCGGTAAAAACGGTACCTGTTCCGACTAAATCGAGGCAAACTACACAACCTAAAGAAGGCCGGATCGTATGACCCGGCCTTCTTGGCATAACGTTTTATGTTGAATCGTTTCCTTACAGCTCTTCATCCACTGGCACTTCGCGGCCGGGGTGATACTCCCCTTCCCACTTCGCAACCACGGCTGTAGCCACCGCATTACCCGCTACACTCGTAGCCGAGCGGCCCATGTCGAGGAAGGGGTCGATGCCGAGAATAAGGGCCAGCCCTTCGGGGGGCAGGTCGAACATGGCCATGGTGCCGGCAATCACTACGAGCGAGGCCCGGGGAACGCCCGCAATGCCTTTTGACGTCACCATCAGGGTCAGCAACATCAGCACCTGTTGCTCAAGCGTGAGGGGCACGCCGTAAGCCTGTGCCAGAAAACCCGTGGCAAAGGTCATGTACATCATGGAACCGTCGAGGTTGAACGAGTATCCCAGCGGCAACACAAATCCAATAATCCGCGACGAGATACCGAAGCTCTCAAGAGCTTTGATCTGCTGCGGCAGCGAAGCCTCCGAACTCGCCGTACTAAACGACAGCAGCAAGGCGTCTTTGACCTGTGCCATCAATTTGAAGAACGGAATACCTACTACCGTACAAACGGCAAACAGCACCACAAAAATGAAGAACAGCAACCCGCCGAAGAAGCAGATAAGCAGGTACGCGTACGAAACCAGAATACCGAGCCCTTTGGCCGCCACAACGGCGGTCATGGCGCCCAGCACCGCAAACGGGGCCATTTGCATCACATAACCCACCATTTTGAACACCACTTCGCTCAGGGCGTCGAGTGCTTTCAGCAGCCCTTTGCCTTTCTCGCCAATAGCGCCCAGCGCGACCCCAAAAAACAAGGCAAAGACCACAATCTGGAGAATTTCGTTCTCGGCCAGAGCCCGGAACGCACTGTCGGGGAAAATATGCAGGATAAAGTCTTCGAGGCTGTTTAGCTTTTTGCCTTCAATGCCGGTGGCAGTTCCGGCCGATGGACGGGGCCAGCTCTGAATTTCGCCGGGGCGCGTCACGTTAACAACCACCAAACCGATGATCAGCGACAGAATAGTGGCGAAATAAAAATAGCCGAGGGTCTTGATACCAATGCGCCCTACAGCCTTGAAATCGCCCAATTTGGCAATGCCTACCACCAGCGTCGAGAACACCAGCGGCCCCACAATCATCTTGATAAGCTTCAGAAAAATGCGGCTAAGCAACTGGAATTTGTCGGAAACAGCTTTGGCCGTTTCGGGATCGGTGGTACTGTGCAGTATCTGACCAATCACGACACCCAGCACAAAGCCAATGACGATTTTGGTCGTAATGTTTAGTTTCATTCGGTTTGTCTGTCGAAAGGGGTATCTGCAAAAATAGCAGAATTTTGACAGGAACACGGATTTGACGGGAACGCGGATTGAATGGATAGAACGGATCGGCACAGATCTTTTCCCTTCGCAATAAAAAATCCGTG
It includes:
- a CDS encoding dicarboxylate/amino acid:cation symporter; this encodes MKLNITTKIVIGFVLGVVIGQILHSTTDPETAKAVSDKFQLLSRIFLKLIKMIVGPLVFSTLVVGIAKLGDFKAVGRIGIKTLGYFYFATILSLIIGLVVVNVTRPGEIQSWPRPSAGTATGIEGKKLNSLEDFILHIFPDSAFRALAENEILQIVVFALFFGVALGAIGEKGKGLLKALDALSEVVFKMVGYVMQMAPFAVLGAMTAVVAAKGLGILVSYAYLLICFFGGLLFFIFVVLFAVCTVVGIPFFKLMAQVKDALLLSFSTASSEASLPQQIKALESFGISSRIIGFVLPLGYSFNLDGSMMYMTFATGFLAQAYGVPLTLEQQVLMLLTLMVTSKGIAGVPRASLVVIAGTMAMFDLPPEGLALILGIDPFLDMGRSATSVAGNAVATAVVAKWEGEYHPGREVPVDEEL